The following is a genomic window from Chitinivorax sp. B.
GATCGAAGCGGAACGCGAATTGAAACGCACCATGGAAGTGCTGTTGACACTGGTAGAAAGCATTTCAGCGGGCGTCATGGTAGAAGATTCCACCGGCCAGATTGTCTTGATCAACCAGACCATGAATCAGTTGCTGGATGCCAGTGGTCAGACCAACATTCAGGCCGGGCAGACCTTTCACGAGGCTATGCTGACCATTCACCCGCTGCTTGCCGATGGCGATGCGTTCATGCTTCAAGCCAATGACCTGCACCTGCAAGGAGTGATGAACCGGGATACAGAAGTATGGATGACTGATGGCCGCATCCTGGAAATGGATTTTGTACCGATGGGCACATCCGACAAACGCCGGATCATGTGGACATTCCGCAACATCACTCAGCGCAAGCTAGCGGAAAACGAAATCAACCGTGCCCGCATTCAGCTGGTGGATGCGATTGAAAGCCTAGATGCCGGCCTGATCATGTTGGATTCAGATGAACGTCTCGCCATCTGCAACCAACGTTATCGGGAACTGTTTGCCCCAGCAGCCAAGGCACTCAATCCCGGTACACCTTATCTGGAAATCTTACGGGAATATTGTTTCAACGGTGGCCATCGTTGGAGCGGTCTGGATTCAGCATATTTCATCCAGCAACAGCTAGCTCAAATTCGCCATCCTGGACAACCAGTCGAGCAGCAGATAAATGGCCGATGGTTACGTAGCTCGGATCGGCACACGGCAGACGGTGGTGTGGTCAGTCTGCATACGGATATCACCAGTCTCAAACAGTCTGAAGCCATGTTGACGCGCGCCAAGGATGCAGCCGAATCGGCGAACCGCGCCAAGAGTGAATTTTTGGCCAATATGAGCCATGAAATCCGTACGCCGATGAATGGCATCATCGGAATGGTGCAACTGGCGCTTGATACTGACCTGAATGACGATCAGCGTGAATATCTGGGCCTGGTGAAATCCTCAGCGGATGGGCTACTGACCGTCATCAATGAAATTCTGGATTTTTCAAAGATCGAAGCGGGTCATACAGAGATCGAGCAAGTCGAATTCGCGCCGCGCCCCATGCTCAATGACATCGTAAAAAGCATGGGCCTGCGAGCACAGGAAAAAGGGTTGGAGATGATCTGTGACATCGACCCAGCCTTGCCACGCAGACTGATTGGCGACCCGGGACGACTGCGGCAAATCCTCAATAACCTGATTGGTAATGCCATCAAATTTACCGAACATGGTGAGATCGTTCTTGACATCATGGTGGACGACCACCAGCCCAACCATCTGCAAGTAAAATTTTCAGTGCGTGACACAGGGATCGGCATCCCCAAACAGAAACAACAGCTGATTTTCGAGTCATTCCAACAAGCTGACACCTCGACTACCCGCAAGTATGGCGGCACCGGGCTGGGCTTGACCATTTGCCATCGATTGACCGACCTGATGGGTGGACATATTTGGGTAGAAAGCGAACCCGGCAAGGGCAGTACGTTTCACTTTACGCTGACCTATACCATTCCCGCCGACATCGAACCGCCCGTTGCGATTCCCTTGAATGACTTGCCAGGCAAAACCGCACTGGTGGTAGACGACAACTCGACCAACCTGATCGTATTCAACCGACAATTGACCCGACTAGGGCTCAAAGTCAGTACCGCCGATGGCGCCCATACAGCAATTCCGCTGGTACAGGAGCGATGTGAGCTGCAACAGCCATTCGATTTGATGTTTATTGATGGCCACATGCCGGGTGTTGATGGCTTGACCATGGTGACACAATTGAATGAGTTGTCATTGATCTCGTCGTCACGAATATTTCTGGTGACATCCGGCGGGAAGCGTGGTGACGCCAAACGAGGCCAGCTTAACGGGCTGGCCGGCTACCTGACCAAGCCGGTTTCGGAGCAGGAGCTTCAGGAAGCGATCACGCTCGCACTCGGTCAAGTCGGGGGCGACGGAAATACCCCGCTGATTACCCAGCATAGCCTGCGCGAACGGGAGCGTGCCGGAAATATCCTGCTGGTGGAAGACAACCCCGTGAATCAGAAGCTGGCCATTCGATTGCTTGAAAAAATGGGGCAT
Proteins encoded in this region:
- a CDS encoding response regulator, giving the protein MHYKQCGAIKSPSQTGHIPEIKYGHAPTVSILAFASEPIVRDHDTPLPSYSTFSKLLQRQLKRSPGIENDDDMASLLSMLDYASCDLPDDTPLSNLGDKLLTFIKQVDHAYLQAERDLALRTRSLELSSAELFQANEQLRHDAQIQQAALNRLRETTNHLLSASNLPLVEEDSSDIAYLSTMISHLVNEQERAQAQLLESERRFRLVVESLREVVYQTDADGHWCYLNPAWCDMTGFSAEESIGHHFNELIHPEDVQSVQEHIAPLLARDIDFCRYTARYANKYGQIHWIEMYVHRFEDDQGKLLGLAGSLIDITERIEAERELKRTMEVLLTLVESISAGVMVEDSTGQIVLINQTMNQLLDASGQTNIQAGQTFHEAMLTIHPLLADGDAFMLQANDLHLQGVMNRDTEVWMTDGRILEMDFVPMGTSDKRRIMWTFRNITQRKLAENEINRARIQLVDAIESLDAGLIMLDSDERLAICNQRYRELFAPAAKALNPGTPYLEILREYCFNGGHRWSGLDSAYFIQQQLAQIRHPGQPVEQQINGRWLRSSDRHTADGGVVSLHTDITSLKQSEAMLTRAKDAAESANRAKSEFLANMSHEIRTPMNGIIGMVQLALDTDLNDDQREYLGLVKSSADGLLTVINEILDFSKIEAGHTEIEQVEFAPRPMLNDIVKSMGLRAQEKGLEMICDIDPALPRRLIGDPGRLRQILNNLIGNAIKFTEHGEIVLDIMVDDHQPNHLQVKFSVRDTGIGIPKQKQQLIFESFQQADTSTTRKYGGTGLGLTICHRLTDLMGGHIWVESEPGKGSTFHFTLTYTIPADIEPPVAIPLNDLPGKTALVVDDNSTNLIVFNRQLTRLGLKVSTADGAHTAIPLVQERCELQQPFDLMFIDGHMPGVDGLTMVTQLNELSLISSSRIFLVTSGGKRGDAKRGQLNGLAGYLTKPVSEQELQEAITLALGQVGGDGNTPLITQHSLRERERAGNILLVEDNPVNQKLAIRLLEKMGHQVTLAENGQIGAELAMAQRFDLILMDVQMPVMSGFEATALIRQHEAPQGRHTPIIAMTARAMQGDREQCLQAGMDEYLTKPIQQPLLADLLQRLLSRDTSLLPTERPAPATRHPVFADALIRMGGDEILFAQLASLFLTDYHKYVDSLRDAVHQKAADKVHRTAHTLRGMVVNFGLQDIANLAQDLETFGRQPTDWTSAHLTMQQLDSALADVLPLLQQCTLTVQTGGLHESNRH